In the Desulfitobacterium hafniense DCB-2 genome, TAAGCACGTTTCTTCCTGATGTACTGCTCATTCTCTCTAAAAAGCCATGTACTCTCTTATGACGACGATTCTTCGGCTGATAAGTCCGCTTCATACTGCTATTGCACCTCCTTCAAGGGAAAAAACAAATAAAAATTGCACATCTCTAGAGATTATACTCTAAGTTTTTTAGCCCTGTCAAGCAGAGTCTACAATTAGATTGTGGATAACTTAAGCTCCGGAAAAGTTATCCACCTGTGAATAAATTTATATTAGGACTAACTTCCTGTTGATAACCCCCAAAAAAATTGGTATTATGATTTTACACCGCCTTTAATTTCCATGCTCTCGTTTTTATCATTTGTACACAGCAATAAT is a window encoding:
- the rpmH gene encoding 50S ribosomal protein L34: MKRTYQPKNRRHKRVHGFLERMSSTSGRNVLKRRRLKGRKKLSA